Genomic window (Bacillus pumilus):
ATAAAACGCATGTTTTGTCCCCCTGTAAAACCTAAGGAACGTGCAGCTTCTGTTTGTCCTTTATCAATAGACTGAATCCCAGCACGAATAATTTCTGAGAAATAAGCCCCTGCATTAATTGCTACTGTAATAATCCCTGCCGGCACTCGATCAAGTGAAATGAATTCAAGTGTATTCAAACCAAAATAAATGAAGAATAGCTGGACGATAAATGGGGTGCCTCGAATGGCATTAACAAAGACGAGTGCGATGAAATTTAAGATTTTAAAAGGTGACAGACGGAATAACGCCACTATTAAACCGATGATAAATCCTAAAATGATAGCAACAACAAAGATATATAAAGTGGTCTGTAAACCATCCATTAAATATGGAAATGCATTAACAATCGTATCCATGGTTCTCCCTCCCTAATTCACATATGATGACATAAAGAAAGCGCGCTCGGAGCGCGCCTCGCTTGTGTTATGACTTCAAATATTTATCAATAATTTTGTCATATTCACCGTTTTTCTTTAAGTTCTCCAGCCCTTTATTGATCTTCTTCAATAGGTCTTGGTTTTTCCCCTTCATAACAGATATACCATACTGGTCTCCATTCAACCGGTCTCCAGCTGTTTTCAATTTTAAATCTTGCTGTGCGATCGCGTACGTAATGACAGGATAATCTTCAATTAAGGCATCTGCATTTCCGTTTGAAACTTCCTGGAACATCGATGGGCTGTCGTTAAATTGAACTACTTCATACCCATATTTATCTGCGTTATCTGATGCAAATTTAGCACCTGTCGTCCCGTTTTTAACAGCTAGCTTTTTCCCCTTTAAATCATCAATTGATTGAATGCTGCTGTCCTTTTTCACAACTACTGTCAGCCCAGCGTCAAAGTACGGATCTGAGAAGTCTACTTTCTTCTTACGTTCATCTGTGATACTCATCCCGCCCATACCTACATCCAACTGACCTGCCTGCATCGCTGGAATAATGCCTGAGAAGTCCATGGCTTCTAGCTTCACTTTGAAGCCTTGATCTTTTGCAATTGCGTTAATCAAATCAACGTCTATTCCTTCGTATTTACCGCCCTTTTCAAATTCAAATGGCGGATAGGTTGTATCTATCCCAATTTTATATGTGCCTTTGCCTTCTCCCGAATCACTGTCCGATTTTGATCCACAGGCTGCCATGACGAGCACAACAATGAGTCCCATGATCAGTAACAACGATTTTTTCATAAAACACGACCCCCTATTGTCAGTTTTGTCTAAATATTCGCAATAACAATAACACTATACCACGCTAAATCTATAAGTGTGTGATGTTTTTTATCAATACCAAAGATCCATACATACCTAGATCAAAAGTCTCTTTAAATTTTACTATTTTGCGAATAACTCATTTTATTCTAAAAGAAGCGTGGTTCACAATCATAATGTGAGATAATCTTACGAAAAATGAGGCAGCACCTTGAAAACAACCGATCTTTTCTAGCCTATAAAAACAGACTCACAAACTATCTTCTTGTCTCTATTGGTATTGTAATATATATTTTTGAAAACGCTCATTCCACCTAAAAAAATGTAAGCGTATACAAAATATCACCTAATCCCTTTTTCTTTCACTACTGGTTGAAATTACATCAAAAAACATGTTTTACAAATTGAGAGAGAGCGCTTAAAATATAAGAAGATACTGAATATGGAAAGTGAATTCAGATGAACGGAAATCGAACTAGGTGGATAGATGAAGAAAGGAGGATATAAATTGGCAGAAACAGGTGTTTTGTCGTCCGTTGATGTAGCAAATATGTTAAATGACTGGTATGTCATGATGAAAAAAAGAGAAATACAAGGCGCGATCCAGCTAAAAGAAGAAATTCTTCAAGCGTTTGATCGAATGGAAGAAAATCAAGACGTCTTACTTTACTATCAATTGCTAGAGTACCGTTTTAAGGATCTCATCGAAGATACAGCTTCGTTGGATCATAGTCTTTTTGTTGATGAAAATGCGGTTCGTACGGACGATATGCTCAGCTACTATTACTATTTCTTTAAAGGGATGTATGAAATGCGCAGAGGGAATCAGGATACAGCATTTCACCTCTTGAAGTTGGCAGAGGATAAATTAGATCTCGTCCACGAT
Coding sequences:
- a CDS encoding amino acid ABC transporter permease, yielding MDTIVNAFPYLMDGLQTTLYIFVVAIILGFIIGLIVALFRLSPFKILNFIALVFVNAIRGTPFIVQLFFIYFGLNTLEFISLDRVPAGIITVAINAGAYFSEIIRAGIQSIDKGQTEAARSLGFTGGQNMRFIVLPQAFRRMLPAITNQAIISLKDTSLLSIIGIADIMQRGQVQASATFDPLNVWLIVGIIYFVIIYLLSLLASYAERRFDVK
- a CDS encoding transporter substrate-binding domain-containing protein; translation: MKKSLLLIMGLIVVLVMAACGSKSDSDSGEGKGTYKIGIDTTYPPFEFEKGGKYEGIDVDLINAIAKDQGFKVKLEAMDFSGIIPAMQAGQLDVGMGGMSITDERKKKVDFSDPYFDAGLTVVVKKDSSIQSIDDLKGKKLAVKNGTTGAKFASDNADKYGYEVVQFNDSPSMFQEVSNGNADALIEDYPVITYAIAQQDLKLKTAGDRLNGDQYGISVMKGKNQDLLKKINKGLENLKKNGEYDKIIDKYLKS